A section of the Humulus lupulus chromosome 2, drHumLupu1.1, whole genome shotgun sequence genome encodes:
- the LOC133819487 gene encoding protein pleiotropic regulatory locus 1, with amino-acid sequence MPGPTLEMEPVEPQSLKKLSFKSLKRALDLFSPVQGRIAPPDLESKKIRINHKINIEYGGTKNTSSQPNRQEGRPQPTVPSNVLALPGPEGSSDSQRGGSQNALVVGPSVPRTPNDTGVSGRSTDIISTSGLPERNFSTSALMERIPSRWPRPVWRAPWKNYRVISGHLGWVRSVAFDPSNTWFCTGSADRTIKIWDVGSGKLKLTLTGHIEQVRGLAVSSKHTYMFSAGDDKQVKCWDLEQNKVIRSYHGHLSGVYCLALHPTIDILLTGGRDSVCRVWDIRSKMQIYALSGHDNTVCSVFTRPTDPQVVTGSHDSTIKFWDLRNGKTMSTLTHHKKSVRAMAQHPKENCFASASADNIKKFSLPRGEFLHNMLSQQKTIINAMAVNEDGVMATGGDNGSLWFWDWKSGHNFQQAQTIVQPGSLDSEAGIYAAQYDLTGTRLITCEADKTIKMWKEDENATPETHPLNFKPPKDLRRF; translated from the exons ATGCCAGGGCCCACGCTGGAGATGGAACCGGTGGAGCCGCAATCCCTTAAGAAACTCAGTTTCAAGTCGCTCAAGCGAGCCCTTGACCTTTTTTCCCCAGTCCAAGGTCGTATAGCTCCCCCAGATCTCGAAAG TAAAAAGATACGTATCAATCACAAG ATAAATATCGAGTATGGAGGAACCAAAAATACGAGTAGCCAACCCAATCGCCAGGAGGGTCGTCCTCAACCTACAGTTCCTTCCAATGTGCTTGCACTTCCAG GTCCTGAGGGCTCTAGTGATTCACAAAGAGGGGGGTCTCAAAATGCTTTGGTTGTTGGCCCGTCTGTACCTAGAACACC GAATGATACAGGAGTTTCAGGCAGGAGCACTGACATCATATCAACTTCAGGGTTGCCTGAAAG GAATTTTTCGACTTCTGCTTTAATGGAGAGAATTCCTAGCAGATGGCCTCGTCCTGTATGGCGTGCTCCTTGGAAGAACTACAGG GTGATTAGCGGCCACTTAGGATGGGTGAGATCTGTCGCATTTGATCCTAGTAATACATGGTTTTGTACTGGCTCTGCTGACCGAACAATCAAG ATATGGGATGTAGGAAGTGGAAAGCTAAAGCTTACACTGACAGGACATATTGAACAAGTACGAG GCCTTGCTGTTAGCAGCAAACATACATATATGTTTTCTGCTGGTGATGACAAACAAGTAAAATGCTGGGACCTTGAACAGAACAAG gttaTTCGATCGTATCATGGGCATCTAAGTGGTGTATACTGCTTGGCTCTTCATCCCACCATTGACATTCTCCTTACTGGGGGACGTGATTCTGTCTGCCGA GTCTGGGATATTCGTAGCAAGATGCAAATTTATGCACTCTCTGGGCATGACAACACAGTGTGCTCAGTTTTCACTCGGCCAACA GATCCTCAAGTTGTAACGGGGTCTCATGACTCAACGATTAAGTTCTGGGACCTTAGAAATG GAAAAACCATGTCGACCCTCACTCACCACAAGAAGTCGGTCCGTGCAATGGCACAGCATCCTAAAGA GAATTGTTTTGCTTCTGCATCGGCCGACAACATTAAGAAATTCAGCCTTCCAAGAGGGGAATTTTTACACAACATGCT CTCCCAGCAAAAGACCATAATTAACGCAATGGCAGTCAATGAGGATGGTGTCATGGCTACAGGAG GTGACAACGGAAGTTTGTGGTTCTGGGATTGGAAGAGTGGTCACAATTTCCAGCAAGCCCAAACAATTGTACAGCCTG GGTCATTGGATAGTGAAGCTGGTATATATGCTGCTCAATACGATCTTACTGGTACAAGGCTTATTACTTGTGAAGCTGACAAGACAATAAAAATGTGGAAAGAAGACGAAAATGCCACCCCAGAAACTCATCCACTCAACTTCAAGCCCCCGAAAGATCTCCGGCGATTCTAG